Proteins encoded together in one Fibrobacter sp. UWP2 window:
- a CDS encoding TIGR02147 family protein produces MNVYAYYNYRKYLQDYYEYRKSVQRYFSYRSFAKKAGYSSSGFYLDLIRGRKSLTPQMLPKFIAALGLNEREGRYFTLMVDFTHATTAASKQQIFDQMSALLPRTIKSITKNQQEYYSKWYYVVVREALAVLNINEKNIQELALFLNPKITLPQAKQSIQLLLNMGLIEEDENGYYRSVNKAITNGNEIAPLFVHQFQKQMIDLGKNALDHYSTERRNVSCMTMSVSAQGLERIISKIDLFRKEVVDIIRSDEGESMVCEMNIQFFPLSKEKTILPPETEKEED; encoded by the coding sequence ATGAACGTATACGCCTATTACAACTACCGCAAATACCTGCAGGACTATTACGAGTACCGTAAGTCCGTCCAGCGCTATTTTTCATACAGGTCATTTGCCAAAAAAGCCGGGTATTCCTCCTCGGGCTTTTATCTGGATTTGATCCGCGGCCGTAAGTCCCTTACGCCGCAGATGCTTCCCAAGTTTATTGCCGCCCTCGGCCTCAACGAGCGCGAAGGCCGCTACTTTACCTTGATGGTCGACTTCACGCACGCGACGACCGCCGCCTCAAAGCAGCAGATCTTTGACCAAATGTCGGCTCTGCTCCCACGCACCATCAAGAGCATCACCAAGAACCAGCAGGAGTACTACAGTAAGTGGTACTATGTGGTTGTCCGTGAAGCCTTGGCCGTTCTAAACATCAACGAAAAGAATATCCAGGAACTGGCGCTGTTCCTGAACCCGAAGATTACCCTCCCGCAGGCGAAACAGTCCATCCAGCTTTTGCTGAACATGGGTTTGATTGAAGAGGACGAAAACGGCTACTACCGTTCGGTGAACAAGGCGATCACCAACGGGAATGAAATTGCCCCGCTTTTTGTACACCAGTTCCAAAAGCAGATGATCGATTTGGGCAAGAACGCCCTGGACCACTACAGCACCGAGCGCAGAAATGTATCTTGTATGACGATGAGCGTCTCGGCCCAGGGGTTGGAGCGTATCATTAGCAAGATTGATCTGTTCCGTAAAGAGGTCGTTGATATTATTCGTTCCGACGAGGGCGAGTCGATGGTTTGCGAGATGAACATTCAGTTCTTCCCGTTGAGCAAGGAAAAGACAATCTTGCCCCCCGAAACGGAAAAGGAGGAAGACTGA
- a CDS encoding alpha/beta hydrolase, whose translation MNIKQSVTGLLLRGLRIAGLLLVIYVSMVFYLALTERRNAYPRAITHTEAEAAIQNTANPITCTLADGTVLSGWSIGNTQDPVLLYYPDADEDAAQFLAEVQQIQGLTLVSFNLRGSASNKGTPSADTFEPDAKEIAECASQVNGQKPVALAGRGTGAILAAEQLGDGQKVVLIDPVLSIADAISDKYRFLYPKFLVRAKEKLPIERLKKRISQVFLLFDRQTHCDRNHKVISEIPLIRVKYRQQSTLSEALKSILFE comes from the coding sequence ATGAACATAAAGCAGTCGGTCACTGGGCTTTTATTGCGCGGGCTCCGCATCGCGGGCCTCCTACTCGTTATATATGTAAGCATGGTATTCTACCTCGCCCTCACGGAGCGCAGGAACGCCTACCCTCGCGCCATTACCCACACTGAGGCGGAAGCCGCCATCCAAAACACCGCCAACCCAATCACCTGCACACTCGCCGACGGGACGGTTCTTAGCGGCTGGTCCATCGGCAACACACAGGATCCGGTTCTGCTCTACTACCCCGACGCCGACGAAGACGCCGCCCAGTTCCTTGCGGAAGTCCAGCAAATTCAAGGACTTACGCTAGTCTCGTTCAATCTCCGCGGGAGTGCCAGCAACAAGGGAACACCTTCCGCCGACACCTTTGAACCCGACGCCAAGGAAATCGCGGAATGCGCAAGCCAGGTCAACGGACAAAAGCCCGTAGCCCTCGCCGGTCGCGGCACAGGCGCCATTCTCGCCGCAGAACAGCTCGGGGACGGCCAAAAAGTGGTACTAATTGACCCAGTTTTAAGCATTGCCGACGCCATTTCAGACAAATACCGTTTTTTGTACCCCAAATTTTTGGTCCGAGCCAAGGAAAAACTCCCCATCGAAAGGCTCAAAAAACGAATTTCTCAGGTTTTTCTGCTATTTGATCGGCAAACACACTGTGACCGAAATCACAAAGTCATCAGTGAGATTCCTCTAATTCGTGTCAAATATCGACAACAAAGTACACTTTCCGAAGCTTTAAAAAGCATCTTATTTGAATAA